In Oreochromis niloticus isolate F11D_XX linkage group LG5, O_niloticus_UMD_NMBU, whole genome shotgun sequence, a single window of DNA contains:
- the LOC109194506 gene encoding anionic trypsin-1-like, with protein sequence MFALQQFAVIHALTFLGQNVLGSKIINGKIAPDNEMLYMASVQDYRGYHICGGFLVSEDFVMTAAHCDLYPTHVVLGNHHLRSADKLVIQIAEKYKHPYYWDVGHGYDIMLLKLSTPVRPSKRIQFIRLPFSEMTLNENEKCQVAGWGLTVTAGNVVDDLRVVDVSVISPQVCRERWGHLPPNIICAGGYKTTKGFCQGDSGGPLVCKGMAVGIVSFNRAIPETKLGNCHYPDVPNVYTDISKHLYWIRMILQGKKS encoded by the exons ATGTTTGCTCTGCAACAATTTGCGGTGATTCATGCGCTGACATTCCTCGGGCAAAATG TCCTTGGAAGTAAAATTATAAATGGGAAAATAGCCCCAGACAACGAAATGCTGTATATGGCATCAGTGCAGGATTACAGAGGCTACCATATTTGTGGAGGATTTCTTGTGTCTGAGGACTTTGTAATGACTGCTGCACACTGTGACCT gTATCCTACACACGTAGTTCTTGGTAACCACCATCTGAGGAGTGCTGATAAGCTCGTGATACAGATTGCCGAGAAATACAAACACCCATATTATTGGGATGTTGGCCATGGATACGACATCATGCTCCTAAAA CTGTCTACACCTGTCCGACCAAGCAAAAGAATTCAATTCATTCGACTTCCCTTCAGTGAAATGACATTAAATGAAAATGAGAAGTGCCAAGTGGCTGGATGGGGTCTTACCGTCACTGCTGGTAATGTTGTTGATGACCTGAGAGTGGTGGATGTGTCTGTCATCAGCCCACAAGTCTGCAGGGAAAGATGGGGTCATCTTCCACCCAATATTATCTGTGCAGGTGGATACAAGACAACAAAAGGATTCTGTCAG GGTGATTCTGGTGGCCCTCTGGTCTGCAAGGGAATGGCTGTCGGTATTGTTTCTTTCAACAGAGCGATTCCTGAAACCAAGCTGGGAAACTGTCACTATCCGGATGTCCCCAATGTCTATACGGATATCTCAAAACACCTTTACTGGATCAGGATGATTCtccaggggaaaaaaagttaa